In Paraburkholderia terrae, the DNA window GGTCGGAAAACTCCGTCATCATGCTGTCGAAACTGGCGACGGTATGCGGAATGGTCTGCCATTCGCCGTCGTCTGCACGGGTGCGGATCGACGCGCCATGCCGGTCGACCAGCAGTGCCGACGGACGCAACACGGGACCGCTCCAGATGCATTCGCGCTTGATGACGGGATCGAGTCCGAACTGCGTTTCGCCCGGAATGGGCAGACCGAGATCGATTGCATAGCCGAATTCGTCGCCTGCAAAACCGAGCCGCAGATTGACGGGCTCCGTGCGGCGCGTGCCCTGCACGGGCGTGTCGCCCGCCAGCATCGCGCGGGAAAAGCGCTCGGGGCCCGCCCATAGCGTGGATTGCAGCCCGCCCTCGCGCGCCAGCGACGGAATCACGCCGCCGCGCGCCGTCACAGCCAGCAGCCGCAACGCGCGATACACGCTCGACTTGCCGCTGCCGTTCGCGCCCGTAATCACGTTCAGACGCGCGAGCGGCACGATCAGATCGCGCAGCGAGCGATAGTTGGCGATGGCGAGCGTCGTCAGCATTCGGGCTCCGAACGGCCGGCGACTCGGTCGGACAAATCGGACAAGACAGGATTGTTCTGACTTTCGAATGGATGCCCGCGCCGCATTAGCCGCGCCCCGCCTTCTTTGCCGGCGCCCGTCCTTCGCGGGCGCTATCCGACAACGGTGCAGGCGTGGGGACGCTGCGCAGATCGCGCAGAAACGAATCGCGCCACACGCCCAGATCGTTTTTGCGCAGTGCCTGCATATCCGTCTCATGACGCCGCTTGCGCTCGTCGAGCGGCATCGAGAGCGCGCGCTGCAACGCGTCGCACATGCCGAGCGAATCATGAGGATTCACGATCAATGCGCCTTCCAGTTCGGCCGCCGCGCCCGCGAACATCGACAGCACCAGCACGCCTGGATCGTCCGGATTCTGGGCAGCGACATATTCCTTCGCGACGAGATTCATCCCGTCGTGCAAAGGCGTGACGAACCCGACCTGCGATTCGCGGAACAGCGACATCAGTTTCCAGCGGTCGTACTGCTGATTCAGGTAACGGATCGGCGTGTAGTCGAGACCTGAGTATTTTCCGTTGATGCGCCCCGCTTCGTATTCAAGCTGCTGACGGATGTCCTGGTATGTGGTGACGTCGGAGCGCGTGGGCGGCGCAATCTGCACGAGCGTGACGTTGCCGCGCCACTCGGGCGAACGCTCCAGCAACGCTTCGAACGCGCGAAAGCGCTCGACCAGCCCTTTCGAATAATCGAGCCGGTCGACGCTCATGATCAGCTTGCGTCCTTCGAGGCTCTGCTTCAGGTCGAGCACATGCTGACGGCTTTCGTAGCGCTTCGCCTGTTCGGCGATCTCGTCGGGAAACACGCCGATCCGGTAGACG includes these proteins:
- the otsA gene encoding alpha,alpha-trehalose-phosphate synthase (UDP-forming); the encoded protein is MGRLIVVSNRVATPTETKGSAGGLAVGVFGALKDAGGVWFGWSGDVVSETVANAGPTLDVDGTVTFATTGLTRKDYDQYYRGFSNATLWPVFHYRNDLARYEREEYAGYRRVNAWLAHKLIKLLKPDDIIWVHDYHLIPFAEALRSEGVKNRIGFFLHIPFPSPQILLNIPPHEELVKSLCCYDLLGFQTDNDELAFHDYLRRHARGTVSNDGHAEAFGRQLRTGVYRIGVFPDEIAEQAKRYESRQHVLDLKQSLEGRKLIMSVDRLDYSKGLVERFRAFEALLERSPEWRGNVTLVQIAPPTRSDVTTYQDIRQQLEYEAGRINGKYSGLDYTPIRYLNQQYDRWKLMSLFRESQVGFVTPLHDGMNLVAKEYVAAQNPDDPGVLVLSMFAGAAAELEGALIVNPHDSLGMCDALQRALSMPLDERKRRHETDMQALRKNDLGVWRDSFLRDLRSVPTPAPLSDSAREGRAPAKKAGRG